Genomic DNA from Peribacillus simplex:
TGAACCTAAAACCCAACCCAATGGAGAAAACCAGGAAAGGGTTTCATTGCTAACGTCCCCAATCGCCCGAATAAGATAAGATAGAAGCAATACAGTGATGGAATAACCAATCGTACCTCGCGCACTCTCCGTAAGCTGGGCAAATAATGCCGTTATCGCCGAGAAGAAAATACCTGTTGCCCCTAAAGCTGCTCCATACATAAGGGAACCTTCCAAATCCATGCTTTCAATTCCCAGAGCATACAATCCGAAACCCGTTATTATCGCGATCAATGCATTCGTTCCAAACGATACGGAAATGGTTGCAAATAAATTAGCCAACCGGCCAGCCGGCAAAGAACGGATCATTTCGATGCGGCCGTCCTCTTCATCTGCGCGTGTATGGCGCGTAACAAGTAAAATGCTCATTATCCCCACGGCCATAGCGGTTAAGAGTAACATTTGATGCGCCATCATCGCTCCGTTTGTATAGTCATCCAGACCGTAACCTTTCCCCACCATCGCTGTCATTGCAGGGTTCCTCATCGTTTCTGCAATGGTTTGCCTTTCTAGCCCAGTCGGATACAGATCGGTGAATGCCATTGCAACCATAAATGAAAGGACCGATAGGGAAATTATCCAAACAGGGATCCTAATCCGATCTTGCCGTACGATGAATCGGGAGAGCCTTCCTGTATTATGGTAGGACTGGTTCGCCATTATAACGCACCTCCCGCCCCAGTATCTGAAGTCTTCCTTTCGCCTTCATAATGGCTCATGAATAAATCTTCCAATGTAGGCGGCGCACTTTCCAATTTCACGATTCCAAACTGGCTTATATACTTCATGACATTATCCAATTCATTTGTATCCACTTGGAATGAAAGTGCTTGATCTTTCTTCACGATATCACGAACACCGTTTACTTTCGCTAAAGCAGGGATAGGTTGCTTCGTTTCCACAAGCAAGCTTGTTCTCGTTAAATGACGTAACTCATCCAATGTTCCCGTTTCAATTATTTGTCCTTGCCGAATGATACCCACTTTATCGCATAATCTTTCCACTTCAGAAAGAATGTGACTGGAAAGTAATATGCTTTTCCCTTCCTTTTTCGCATCCATCACACATTCCTGGAAAACTCTTTCCATCAATGGATCTAAACCTGATGTTGGTTCATCCAATATATAAAGGTCGGCATCAGATGAGAAAGCAGCAATCAAAGCAACCTTTTGCCGGTTCCCTTTTGAATATGTCCCGCATTTCTTGGAAGGATCCAAATCGAATTTTTTTATAAGTTCTTCACGTCTGCTTTTATTGTTTGCCCCGCGTAATTCAACAAATAGGTCAATAACTTCCCCGCCTGTTAAGTTGGGCCACAGGTTCACATCTCCTGGAACATACGCGATCCGCTTGTGAATTTCAACGGCCTCTTTCCATGCATCCATGCCAAAAATCTTCACTTCCCCATCCGTCGCTTTTAAAATCCCGAGCAACACACGGATCGTTGTTGATTTTCCAGCACCATTAGGACCGATGAATCCAAACACCTCACCTTTATTCACCTCAATGTTCACCCCATTTAAAGCGGTAAACTTTCCAAACTTTTTCGTTAAATCCGTTGTTTTCAATACTGACATTCCTCATCCACCTCTTCCTCATTGTATTAAATACGAAAGAAATTATGAAATATTTTAATTGATTTAGTTCATAATATATAAAATAATAATTCCTGACAATAGTTTATGAACTTATTTTATTGTTCTATTACATATTTTTAATTAAACTAAAGTTGAGGTGAAATAAATGGACGGATTTCAACGCCGCAGGGAACAAAAAAAACTGAATATACTAGAGGCTGCCTTAGCTTTATTCATGGAGTATGGTGTCCAAAAGATTTCTATTGGAGAAATAGCTAAAAAGGCAAATGTATCTCAAGTAACGATATATAATTACTTCGAAAGTAAGCATAACTTGATTCATGAGGTTTTTATTCATTATACAAATAAGGCCTTGGATGAATTTGAACAAATACTTACCAGCAACATTGCTTTCCCTGAAAAAATAAAGCAGCTGATGTTCACGAAGAATGAAACCGCGAAGCACATTCATGAAGATTTTTATCAATATTTAATGAGGGAATACACTTCCGGAGTCAATTATATGGAAAAAATATATACAGAAAAGGCTCTGCCACGCTTTATTGATCTGTTTAACCAAGGGAAGGAACAAGGATATGTTGATCCAAATTTATCCAATGAAGCGATTTTATTTTATATAAAAGCGATGAATGAATACATCCAACGGGAAGAGGTTTATCAAAGCATCCTGCCTTTGACTGAAGATATCATGAAGATTTTGTTTTATGGGATAGTTGGGAAAAATGAGAAATGAACCGTAACCCCGGAATTAAAAAAACGGTGTGAATCGATAACTCCAATTCACACCGTAACAATCTTATTTAAGCTCATTCAATTCCTTTGCCAAAATGGATTTCCTTAAACCTCTTTGGCGAAGGAATTCTCTCATTTCCTCCGGACTTTGATAGGAAAGCCTGAAGTGGTAA
This window encodes:
- a CDS encoding ABC transporter ATP-binding protein; translation: MSVLKTTDLTKKFGKFTALNGVNIEVNKGEVFGFIGPNGAGKSTTIRVLLGILKATDGEVKIFGMDAWKEAVEIHKRIAYVPGDVNLWPNLTGGEVIDLFVELRGANNKSRREELIKKFDLDPSKKCGTYSKGNRQKVALIAAFSSDADLYILDEPTSGLDPLMERVFQECVMDAKKEGKSILLSSHILSEVERLCDKVGIIRQGQIIETGTLDELRHLTRTSLLVETKQPIPALAKVNGVRDIVKKDQALSFQVDTNELDNVMKYISQFGIVKLESAPPTLEDLFMSHYEGERKTSDTGAGGAL
- a CDS encoding TetR/AcrR family transcriptional regulator, which translates into the protein MDGFQRRREQKKLNILEAALALFMEYGVQKISIGEIAKKANVSQVTIYNYFESKHNLIHEVFIHYTNKALDEFEQILTSNIAFPEKIKQLMFTKNETAKHIHEDFYQYLMREYTSGVNYMEKIYTEKALPRFIDLFNQGKEQGYVDPNLSNEAILFYIKAMNEYIQREEVYQSILPLTEDIMKILFYGIVGKNEK